From Triticum urartu cultivar G1812 chromosome 2, Tu2.1, whole genome shotgun sequence, a single genomic window includes:
- the LOC125537645 gene encoding uncharacterized protein LOC125537645 isoform X2 codes for MAGREKNCSLELERVCYMILDEAYPYSNLPLPYALPTVASGPKETQQTRTIVEEMEDAQEMEDDEYPFQDLAVDFQLLEEENDNDDDFLSEPTVTFELTVEETKKQVAASIGHSNVWNSHPNNYGSGSMPCLWQLTWPDPQVRADVLQAVFPQQRKDIGFIKYR; via the exons ATGGCGGGAAGAGAAAAGAATTGCT CATTGGAGCTCGAGAGGGTATGTTACATGATTCTGGATGAGGCGTACCCATATAGCAATCTTCCACTACCGTACGCATTACCCACCGTGGCATCAG GCCCCAAAGAGACGCAGCAGACCAGAACGATTGTTGAGGAGATGGAGGACGCTCAGGAGATGGAGGACGACGAGTACCCATTCCAGGACCTTGCAGTGGATTTTCAGTTACTAGAAGAGGAGaacgacaacgacgacgactTCTTGTCAGAGCCTACAGTGACTTTTGAGTTAACAGTCGAGGAGACAAAGAAGCAGGTGGCCGCCTCCATTGGACACTCGAATGTCTGGAACTCGCACCCAAATAACTACGGCTCCGGATCCATG CCGTGTCTGTGGCAACTCACATGGCCTGATCCGCAAGTACGGGCTGATGTGCTGCAGGCAGTGTTTCCGCAGCAACGCAAGGACATTGGCTTCATCAAG TACCGTTAA
- the LOC125537645 gene encoding uncharacterized protein LOC125537645 isoform X1 — MAGREKNCSLELERVCYMILDEAYPYSNLPLPYALPTVASGPKETQQTRTIVEEMEDAQEMEDDEYPFQDLAVDFQLLEEENDNDDDFLSEPTVTFELTVEETKKQVAASIGHSNVWNSHPNNYGSGSMVCRVCGNSHGLIRKYGLMCCRQCFRSNARTLASSSTVKIGNLKRKHGVGCPCQSVLIHKDYLYYILCNELNI; from the exons ATGGCGGGAAGAGAAAAGAATTGCT CATTGGAGCTCGAGAGGGTATGTTACATGATTCTGGATGAGGCGTACCCATATAGCAATCTTCCACTACCGTACGCATTACCCACCGTGGCATCAG GCCCCAAAGAGACGCAGCAGACCAGAACGATTGTTGAGGAGATGGAGGACGCTCAGGAGATGGAGGACGACGAGTACCCATTCCAGGACCTTGCAGTGGATTTTCAGTTACTAGAAGAGGAGaacgacaacgacgacgactTCTTGTCAGAGCCTACAGTGACTTTTGAGTTAACAGTCGAGGAGACAAAGAAGCAGGTGGCCGCCTCCATTGGACACTCGAATGTCTGGAACTCGCACCCAAATAACTACGGCTCCGGATCCATGGTTTG CCGTGTCTGTGGCAACTCACATGGCCTGATCCGCAAGTACGGGCTGATGTGCTGCAGGCAGTGTTTCCGCAGCAACGCAAGGACATTGGCTTCATCAAG TACCGTTAAGATTGGAAACCTCAAAAGGAAGCATGGAGTAGGATGTCCTTGTCAAAGTGTGTTGATTCATAAGGACTATCTGTATTATATATTATGTAATGAACTAAATATTTGA